From Dasypus novemcinctus isolate mDasNov1 chromosome 11, mDasNov1.1.hap2, whole genome shotgun sequence, one genomic window encodes:
- the MFSD4B gene encoding LOW QUALITY PROTEIN: sodium-dependent glucose transporter 1 (The sequence of the model RefSeq protein was modified relative to this genomic sequence to represent the inferred CDS: deleted 1 base in 1 codon), producing the protein MTKKNTQHFETVYCLDKEQKATENWSRIKKISRGGAGARLVAPRSTGSAEKPWRRPERCPRAAELEVEVELRGAGAPASGQRLLPADVRVEREPEAVSRRSGRAGGVLPWLTTVILCASFLGLGLSIAIVGPTLQDLATNVNSNISSLSLIFVGRAFGYLSGSVIGGVLFDCMNHFLLLGVSMLSATVGLYLVPFCKRPVLLMVMMSTFGTSMGILDTGGNVLILAIWGDEGAPHMQALHFSFALGAFLAPLLAKLALGTTASAENHTEADFNHSLLNRSSEADSESVFGVPDNMSLLWAYALIGTYIFVVSVFLFALFLKRSLRRKETKASAQRSQKAKYHNALLCLLFLFFFFYVGAEVTYGSYVFSFATTHVGMKESEAAGLNSIFWGTFATCRGLAIFFATCLQPGTMIVLSNIGSLASSLVLVLFDKSPICLWIATSVYGASMATTFPSGISWIEQYTPIHGKSAAFFVVGAALGEMTIPAVIGILQEEYPDLPVVLYTSLGAAIATAVLFPIMYKLATLPLDHQRKENRKSEDQKALLSGLNDCEEEDEDEDAEKWNEMDFEVIEMNDTMRNSALEISRNSLVRPTAEFSNQSSSNAIVFESSPVCAGDSPGKHLPETRKKRTKA; encoded by the exons atgacaaagaaaaatacacagcatTTTGAGACCGTGTACTGCTTGGACAAAGAACAAAAGGCAACAGAAAACTGGAGTCGGATCAAGAAGATAAGCCG gggcggggccggggctcgGCTCGTGGCCCCGCGCTCCACCGGCTCCGCCGAGAAGCCCTGGCGGCGTCCAGAGCGCTGCCCCAGAGCCGCCGAGCTGGAGGTGGAAGTGGAGCTCCGCGGGGCCGGAGCCCCGGCCTCCGGGCAGCGGCTCCTCCCGGCCGACGTCCGGGTGGAAAGGGAGCCGGAGGCGGTCTCCCGGAGGAGCGGCCGGGCTGGGGGCGTGCTGCCCTGGCTCACCACCGTGATCCTGTGTgcctccttcctggggctg GGACTGAGTATTGCTATAGTGGGACCCACACTTCAAGATTTGGCAACAAATGTGAATAGCAACATCAGCAGTCTGTCTCTGATTTTTGTGGGCCGTGCCTTTGGATATTTGAGTGGCTCTGTGATTGGTGGAGTTCTTTTTGACTGTATGAATCATTTTTTACTTTTGG GGGTGTCAATGTTGTCTGCCACAGTTGGTCTTTATCTTGTGCCATTTTGCAAGAGACCAGTGTTGTTGATGGTCATGATGTCCACCTTTGGTACTTCAATGGGCATTCTGGATACAG GTGGTAACGTCCTTATCTTGGCTATTTGGGGGGACGAAGGAGCCCCACACATGCAGGCCTTGCACTTCAGTTTTGCTCTGGGTGCCTTTTTGGCTCCACTGCTGGCTAAATTGGCATTAGGTACGACTGCGTCTGCTGAAAACCACACAGAGGCTGACTTTAACCATTCTCTCCTCAACCGATCATCTGAAGCTGACTCAGAATCTGTATTTGGAGTACCTGACAATATGAGTTTACTGTGGGCTTATGCTCTTATCGGTACTTACATTTTTGTAgtctctgtatttctttttgctctGTTTTTAAAGAGAAGCTTAAGGCGGAAAGAAACAAAAGCGTCTGCTCAGAGATCTCAAAAAGCTAAATATCACAACGCccttctttgtctcctttttctattcttctttttttatgttggagCTGAGGTAACATATGGCTCTTACGTCTTCTCGTTTGCAACCACCCATGTtggcatgaaagaaagtgaagcagcTGGGTTGAACTCCATCTTCTGGGGGACCTTTGCCACCTGCCGGGGCCTGGCAATCTTTTTTGCTACATGTTTACAACCTGGAACCATGATTGTGTTGAGCAACATTGGCAGCCTGGCTTCATCCTTAGTGCTGGTGCTTTTCGACAAGAGCCCGATTTGTCTCTGGATAGCAACTTCAGTATATGGGGCCTCAATGGCCACTACATTTCCCAGTGGTATTTCTTGGATTGAGCAGTACACACCCATCCATGGGAAATCGGCAGCATTTTTTGTGGTTggtgctgccctgggagaaatgACTATTCCTGCAGTAATTGGAATTCTTCAAGAAGAATACCCCGATTTACCTGTGGTTCTCTACACCTCTTTGGGGGCAGCAATAGCCACTGCCGTTTTATTTCCTATAATGTATAAATTAGCCACCTTACCTCTTGATCATCAGcgaaaggagaacagaaagagtgAGGACCAGAAAGCTTTGCTCTCTGGGCTAAATGACTGTGAGGAAGAGGATGAAGATGAGGATGcagaaaaatggaatgaaatggaTTTTGAAGTGATTGAAATGAATGATACAATGAGGAATTCTGCACTCGAGATATCTAGAAATAGTTTGGTAAGACCCACAGCTGAATTCTCCAACCAATCATCATCAAATGCGATAGTGTTTGAGTCCTCTCCAGTTTGTGCTGGTGACTCCCCTGGGAAACAC TTGCCAGAAACCAGGAAAAAAAGGACTAAAGCTTGA